One window of Metopolophium dirhodum isolate CAU chromosome 3, ASM1992520v1, whole genome shotgun sequence genomic DNA carries:
- the LOC132942033 gene encoding histone H2A yields MSGRGKAGKAKGGKSKTRSSRAGLQFPVGRIHRLLRKGNYAERVGAGAPVYLAAVMEYLAAEVLELAGNAARDNKKSRIIPRHLQLAIRNDEELNKLLSGVTIAQGGVLPNIQAVLLPKKTEKKA; encoded by the coding sequence ATGAGCGGAAGAGGCAAAGCAGGAAAAGCGAAAGGAGGCAAGTCCAAGACCAGATCGTCCCGTGCCGGACTCCAGTTCCCGGTCGGTCGTATCCATCGTTTGCTGAGAAAGGGAAACTACGCCGAGCGCGTCGGAGCCGGAGCACCGGTTTACCTGGCCGCCGTCATGGAGTACTTGGCAGCCGAAGTTTTGGAGTTGGCCGGTAACGCCGCGCGTGACAACAAGAAGTCCCGTATCATACCCAGGCATTTGCAATTGGCAATCAGAAATGACGAGGAATTGAACAAATTGTTGTCCGGAGTGACCATCGCTCAAGGTGGTGTGTTGCCCAACATCCAGGCCGTGCTCTTGCCAAAGAAGACAGAGAAGAAAGCTTAA